From the genome of Azospirillum brasilense, one region includes:
- a CDS encoding cyclic nucleotide-binding/CBS domain-containing protein yields MPNRKLIPDVIKDQQLVCLSPEASVHDATVLMAERRVAALLVTQDQAEGGRSLKGIFTERDLAVRVVAPGRDPAATRLAEVMTASPDTLGPDAHAYEALDLMERHHYRHLPVTANGESDGMVMGIVSIRDLFAVVRAHLEDEIRDREAFIFGSNYSASAPP; encoded by the coding sequence ATGCCGAACCGTAAGCTCATCCCCGACGTCATCAAGGATCAGCAGCTCGTCTGCCTGTCCCCGGAGGCCAGTGTCCACGACGCCACCGTTCTGATGGCGGAACGCCGCGTCGCCGCCCTCTTGGTCACCCAGGACCAAGCGGAAGGCGGCCGGTCGCTGAAGGGCATCTTCACCGAGCGCGATCTCGCAGTCCGCGTCGTCGCCCCAGGACGCGATCCAGCGGCGACCCGGCTCGCCGAGGTCATGACCGCTTCTCCCGACACGCTAGGACCTGACGCTCACGCCTACGAAGCGCTGGACCTGATGGAGCGCCACCATTACCGCCACCTGCCGGTCACCGCGAACGGCGAATCGGACGGGATGGTGATGGGCATCGTCTCCATCCGCGACCTGTTCGCCGTGGTCCGCGCTCATCTGGAGGACGAGATCCGCGACCGCGAGGCTTTCATCTTCGGGTCGAACTACTCCGCCAGCGCTCCTCCATAA
- a CDS encoding DUF2889 domain-containing protein: protein MPLSEPAAREPIHIREVTCRGYRRTDGLWDVEGHLTDVKSYAFHTEQRGQILPGDPVHGMWLRLTVDNDLTVQAVEAVTEKSPYRTCGSVTPNFQRLVGLKIGPGWTRAVKERLGGVQGCTHLVELLGPIATTAFQTIYPILAREQAEKARAAGGEAGSKEDMLRTKRPVLLNTCHIFDSNGEVVRKNWPDHYTGDRPRDAAD, encoded by the coding sequence ATGCCGCTGTCCGAACCCGCCGCGCGCGAACCGATCCACATCCGGGAAGTCACCTGCCGGGGCTATCGGCGGACCGATGGGCTGTGGGATGTCGAAGGCCATCTGACCGATGTGAAGAGCTACGCCTTCCACACCGAGCAGCGCGGTCAGATCCTGCCCGGCGACCCGGTGCACGGCATGTGGCTTCGCCTGACGGTGGACAACGACCTGACCGTCCAGGCGGTGGAAGCGGTGACGGAGAAGAGCCCCTACCGCACCTGCGGCTCCGTCACACCCAATTTCCAGCGGCTGGTCGGGCTGAAGATCGGGCCGGGCTGGACCCGCGCGGTGAAGGAGCGGCTGGGCGGCGTCCAAGGCTGCACGCATCTGGTGGAGCTTCTGGGGCCGATCGCCACCACCGCCTTTCAGACCATCTATCCCATCCTGGCGCGCGAGCAGGCCGAGAAGGCCCGGGCGGCCGGCGGCGAGGCGGGCAGCAAGGAGGACATGCTGCGCACCAAGCGCCCGGTGCTGCTGAACACCTGCCATATCTTCGACAGCAACGGCGAGGTCGTGCGGAAGAACTGGCCCGACCACTACACCGGCGACCGTCCGCGCGACGCCGCGGACTGA
- a CDS encoding ribbon-helix-helix domain-containing protein, with product MNIMIAGRRTSMRLEPTMWDALEDIARREGLTVNGLCTLIKDRLDEQVRRRGPGADNAEVTLTSAVRVFIAAYFRRACTEDGHVQAGHGGGDPFVGTPFDLPPLDELDRTESGAGTTASALPPTAKPGAAVEGLRSALEA from the coding sequence ATGAACATCATGATTGCCGGGCGCCGCACGAGCATGCGTCTGGAGCCGACCATGTGGGACGCTCTGGAGGACATCGCCCGCCGCGAGGGCCTGACGGTCAACGGCCTCTGCACGCTGATCAAGGACCGGCTGGACGAGCAGGTCCGGCGGCGCGGTCCGGGCGCGGACAATGCGGAGGTCACCCTGACCTCGGCGGTCCGCGTCTTCATCGCGGCCTATTTCCGCCGGGCCTGCACCGAAGACGGTCATGTCCAGGCCGGACACGGCGGGGGCGATCCCTTCGTGGGGACGCCTTTCGACCTGCCACCGCTCGACGAGTTGGATCGGACGGAAAGCGGGGCCGGCACCACGGCATCGGCTTTGCCGCCGACGGCAAAGCCGGGCGCGGCGGTCGAGGGCCTGCGGTCCGCGCTGGAAGCGTGA
- a CDS encoding BolA family protein — protein sequence MEYATRMRRKLTDALAPERLDIQDDSGRHAGHGGAHPEGETHFHVTIVSAAFAGKSRVERQRLVYGLLAQEMAERVHALGLTTLTPEEAR from the coding sequence ATGGAATACGCCACCCGCATGCGCCGGAAGCTGACCGACGCGCTGGCCCCCGAGCGGCTCGACATCCAGGACGACTCCGGCCGGCACGCCGGCCATGGCGGCGCCCACCCGGAAGGCGAGACGCATTTTCACGTCACCATCGTCTCCGCGGCCTTCGCCGGAAAGTCGCGCGTGGAGCGCCAGAGGCTGGTCTATGGCCTGCTCGCCCAAGAAATGGCGGAGCGCGTTCACGCCCTCGGCCTGACCACGCTGACCCCCGAGGAGGCTCGCTGA
- a CDS encoding J domain-containing protein: protein MSKPRTRYDFSRYDQPRTAVRACDHPGCAGEGAYRAPKSRRQLNDYYWFCLDHVREYNRAWDYYAGMKPEQIEAEVRRDTTWQRPSWPLGFWGVQEKFLRDRAMHGFSFEFGREAGKDQSEESKQRRQAARSAEEEALVVLDLAPPVDFPRIKARYRELVKIHHPDANGGDKAAEEKLKEINQAYNTLKACYGA from the coding sequence ATGAGCAAGCCACGCACCCGCTACGACTTCAGCCGCTACGACCAGCCGCGCACCGCCGTGCGCGCCTGCGATCATCCGGGCTGTGCCGGCGAGGGCGCGTATCGGGCGCCGAAGAGCCGCCGGCAGCTCAACGACTACTACTGGTTCTGCCTGGACCATGTGCGCGAGTACAACCGCGCCTGGGACTATTACGCCGGCATGAAGCCCGAGCAGATCGAGGCCGAGGTCCGCCGCGACACCACGTGGCAGCGGCCGAGCTGGCCGCTCGGCTTCTGGGGGGTGCAGGAGAAGTTCCTGCGCGACCGCGCGATGCACGGCTTCAGCTTCGAGTTCGGGCGCGAGGCCGGCAAGGACCAGTCCGAGGAGAGCAAGCAGCGCCGCCAGGCCGCCCGCAGCGCGGAGGAGGAGGCGCTGGTCGTTCTCGACCTCGCCCCGCCGGTGGATTTCCCGCGCATCAAGGCGCGTTACCGCGAGCTGGTGAAAATCCACCATCCCGACGCCAATGGCGGGGACAAGGCGGCCGAAGAAAAGTTGAAGGAGATCAATCAGGCCTACAACACGCTGAAAGCCTGCTATGGTGCGTAA
- the cobS gene encoding cobaltochelatase subunit CobS: MPSQGATQASSALFDHVPDITLSVRQVFGIDSDMQVPAFSQRTEHVPDIDEAYRFDRDTTLAILAGFAYNRRVMVQGYHGTGKSTHIEQVAARLNWPCIRINLDSHISRIDLMGKDAIVLRDGVQVTEYREGILPWALQHACALVFDEYDAGRPDVMFVIQRVLEVEGKLTLLDQNRVIRPHPAFRLFATANTVGLGDTTGLYHGTQQINQGQMDRWNIVATLNYLPVDAEVKIVASKVPEYDSEAGRKTVASMVRLADLTRAGFINGDISTVMSPRTVITWAQNANIFNDIAFAFRITFLNKCDEVERPTVAEYYQRCFGTELPETGVQANLV, translated from the coding sequence ATGCCTTCTCAAGGAGCCACCCAGGCCAGCTCGGCCCTGTTCGATCACGTTCCCGACATCACCCTGTCGGTGCGTCAAGTGTTCGGCATCGACAGCGACATGCAGGTGCCGGCCTTCAGCCAGCGCACGGAGCATGTGCCGGACATCGACGAAGCCTACCGCTTCGACCGCGACACGACGCTCGCGATCCTGGCTGGCTTCGCCTACAACCGTCGCGTCATGGTCCAGGGCTATCACGGGACCGGCAAGTCCACCCACATCGAACAGGTGGCCGCGCGCCTGAACTGGCCCTGCATCCGCATCAACCTGGACAGCCACATCAGCCGCATCGACCTGATGGGCAAGGACGCCATCGTCCTGCGCGACGGCGTTCAGGTGACGGAATACCGCGAAGGCATCCTGCCCTGGGCGCTGCAGCACGCCTGCGCGCTGGTCTTCGACGAGTATGACGCGGGCCGTCCCGACGTGATGTTCGTGATCCAGCGCGTGCTGGAGGTGGAAGGCAAGCTGACCCTGCTCGACCAGAACCGCGTCATCCGCCCGCACCCGGCCTTCCGCCTGTTCGCCACGGCGAACACCGTCGGTCTGGGCGACACCACCGGCCTCTACCACGGCACGCAGCAGATCAACCAGGGCCAGATGGACCGCTGGAACATTGTGGCGACGCTGAACTATCTGCCGGTGGACGCCGAGGTGAAGATCGTCGCCTCCAAGGTGCCGGAATACGACAGCGAGGCCGGCCGCAAGACCGTGGCGTCGATGGTGCGGCTGGCCGACCTGACCCGCGCCGGCTTCATCAACGGCGACATCTCCACGGTGATGAGCCCGCGCACGGTCATCACCTGGGCGCAGAACGCCAACATCTTCAACGACATCGCCTTCGCGTTCCGGATCACCTTCCTGAACAAGTGCGACGAGGTGGAGCGGCCGACCGTCGCCGAATACTACCAGCGCTGCTTCGGCACCGAGCTGCCGGAGACGGGAGTGCAGGCCAACCTGGTGTGA
- a CDS encoding GxxExxY protein, with product MRVVLDHRIEALTERIIGAGLEVFNTLGQGFVESVYQNALVHELRSRGLDVGLEVPFGISYKGNSVGTYFADVVVEDQVIVELKVAEAISQPHIRQVVNYLRASGMPVGLLLNFGTPSLTVRRVLP from the coding sequence ATGAGGGTCGTTCTGGACCATAGGATTGAAGCCCTGACGGAGCGTATCATTGGAGCCGGTTTAGAGGTCTTCAACACGCTCGGACAAGGCTTCGTCGAATCGGTCTATCAGAACGCCCTCGTTCATGAACTCCGCAGCCGGGGCCTGGACGTCGGGTTGGAGGTGCCTTTCGGCATTTCCTACAAGGGCAACAGCGTCGGGACTTATTTCGCGGACGTTGTGGTCGAAGACCAAGTGATCGTCGAACTGAAAGTCGCCGAGGCCATCAGCCAGCCGCACATCAGGCAGGTGGTGAATTACCTGAGGGCCAGCGGGATGCCGGTTGGGCTTCTGCTGAATTTCGGCACGCCGAGCCTGACGGTCCGGCGCGTCCTCCCATAA
- the cobT gene encoding cobaltochelatase subunit CobT yields the protein MTDRENPVEAFKRSTAAAVRALSRRADVQVGFSTEPPGVAGLRVRIPTPARDLNPHDVATLRGAADAVSLRLRFHDNAVHLQRMPLGDSARAAYDALEQARCEALGASHMPGVAANLEAALDERYHKQGFERLEEREQVPLPEVLRLIAREAMTGAAPPPAAEHAVSLWRGWIEERLGKDLHGLASHMADQDAYARAVRKLLTELDMEVGNDPDEPQEPEEDERDSGENENEPNKGQTQGEDDTQSQAESMTSQETQESDQGEQADEGTGEEGDTEMGQGEGAEEPAGPGQPWRPEARGRNEPDPNAYKPFTTQFDEVVDAAELCDPEELARLRHMLDQQLVHLQGVISKLANRLQRRLLAKQQRSWEFDLDDGILDAARLARIVVNPVLPLSFKKEKEMDFRDTVVSLLIDNSGSMRGRPISIAAMSADILARTLERCAVKVEVLGFTTRAWKGGQAREHWIASGKPANPGRLNDLRHIIYKDADQPWRRARKNLGLMLREGILKENIDGEALMWAHNRLIGRPEQRRILMVISDGAPVDDSTLSVNAGNYLERHLRQVIEYIETRSPVELVAIGIGHDVTRYYRRAVTIVDAEQLGGTMMNKLAELFDEDDRRSRSGWR from the coding sequence ATGACCGACCGTGAAAACCCCGTCGAGGCCTTCAAGCGCTCCACCGCCGCCGCGGTGCGGGCCCTCTCCCGCCGGGCCGACGTGCAGGTGGGCTTCTCCACCGAGCCACCCGGCGTCGCCGGCCTGCGCGTCCGCATCCCCACCCCGGCGCGCGACCTGAACCCGCACGACGTCGCGACGCTGCGCGGCGCCGCGGACGCCGTGTCGCTGCGGCTGCGCTTCCACGACAATGCCGTCCATCTCCAGCGCATGCCGCTGGGCGACAGCGCCCGCGCCGCCTATGACGCGCTGGAACAGGCCCGCTGCGAGGCCCTGGGCGCCAGCCACATGCCCGGCGTGGCCGCGAACCTGGAGGCAGCGCTGGACGAGCGCTACCACAAGCAGGGCTTCGAGCGGCTGGAGGAGCGCGAGCAGGTCCCCCTGCCCGAGGTGCTGCGCCTGATCGCTCGCGAGGCGATGACCGGCGCCGCCCCGCCCCCCGCCGCCGAGCACGCGGTCAGCCTGTGGCGCGGCTGGATCGAGGAGCGGCTGGGCAAGGACCTGCACGGGCTCGCCAGCCACATGGCCGATCAGGACGCCTACGCCCGCGCCGTGCGCAAGCTGCTGACCGAGCTGGACATGGAGGTCGGCAACGACCCCGACGAGCCGCAGGAGCCGGAGGAGGACGAGCGGGACTCCGGCGAGAACGAGAACGAGCCGAACAAGGGCCAGACCCAGGGTGAGGACGACACCCAGAGTCAGGCCGAATCGATGACCTCGCAGGAGACGCAGGAGTCCGACCAGGGCGAGCAGGCCGATGAGGGCACCGGCGAGGAGGGCGACACCGAGATGGGCCAGGGCGAGGGGGCGGAGGAGCCCGCCGGCCCCGGCCAGCCCTGGCGCCCGGAAGCGCGCGGACGCAACGAGCCCGACCCCAACGCCTACAAGCCCTTCACCACCCAATTCGACGAGGTGGTCGACGCCGCCGAGCTGTGCGACCCGGAAGAGCTGGCCCGGCTGCGCCACATGCTGGACCAGCAGCTCGTCCATCTCCAGGGGGTGATCTCCAAGCTGGCCAACCGCCTGCAGCGGCGCCTCCTCGCCAAGCAGCAGCGGTCGTGGGAGTTCGACCTGGACGACGGCATCCTCGACGCCGCGCGTCTCGCCCGCATCGTCGTGAACCCGGTCCTTCCCCTCTCCTTCAAGAAGGAGAAGGAGATGGACTTCCGCGACACGGTGGTGTCGCTGCTGATCGACAACTCCGGCTCGATGCGCGGGCGGCCGATCTCCATCGCCGCGATGAGCGCCGACATCCTGGCCCGCACGCTGGAGCGCTGCGCGGTGAAGGTGGAGGTGCTGGGCTTCACCACCCGCGCCTGGAAGGGCGGGCAGGCGCGCGAGCACTGGATCGCCTCGGGCAAGCCCGCCAACCCCGGCCGCCTGAACGACCTGCGCCACATCATCTACAAGGACGCCGACCAGCCCTGGCGCCGCGCCCGCAAGAATCTCGGCCTGATGCTGCGCGAAGGCATCCTGAAGGAGAACATCGACGGCGAGGCGCTGATGTGGGCACACAACCGTCTGATCGGGCGGCCCGAGCAGCGGCGAATCCTGATGGTGATCTCCGACGGCGCCCCGGTGGACGACTCGACCCTGTCGGTCAACGCCGGCAACTATCTGGAGCGGCACCTGCGGCAGGTGATCGAGTACATCGAGACCCGCTCGCCGGTGGAGCTGGTGGCCATCGGCATCGGGCACGACGTGACCCGCTACTACCGCCGCGCCGTCACCATCGTGGACGCCGAGCAGCTGGGCGGCACCATGATGAACAAGCTGGCCGAGCTGTTCGACGAGGACGACCGCCGCAGCCGCAGCGGCTGGCGGTAA
- a CDS encoding invasion associated locus B family protein, whose amino-acid sequence MRWTGLFAFGAALLSALAVTPASAVDFSKSAAEYGPEGAWTSRCEIDRMTDTKVCRLMNYRLFDDGKEVGFVALSVIPTGNDFHLFLTTSQGMIDNCAIRVDRQPRIETQIATLNMCMFPNFVSGRVVDQFRNGSTVLVRVNFLRAGKRDIDFPLNGFSRNFEEMQRSLQ is encoded by the coding sequence ATGCGTTGGACAGGTCTCTTCGCTTTTGGTGCGGCGCTGCTGTCCGCGCTGGCCGTAACACCGGCCTCCGCCGTCGATTTCTCCAAATCCGCCGCCGAGTACGGCCCGGAAGGCGCCTGGACCAGCCGCTGCGAGATCGACCGCATGACCGACACCAAGGTCTGCCGGCTGATGAACTACCGGCTGTTCGACGACGGCAAGGAGGTCGGCTTCGTGGCGCTGAGCGTCATCCCGACCGGCAACGACTTCCACCTGTTCCTGACGACCAGCCAAGGCATGATCGACAACTGCGCCATCCGCGTCGACCGTCAGCCGCGGATCGAGACGCAGATCGCCACGCTCAACATGTGCATGTTCCCGAACTTCGTGTCGGGCCGCGTGGTCGACCAGTTCCGCAACGGCTCCACGGTGCTGGTCCGCGTGAACTTCCTGCGCGCTGGCAAGCGCGACATCGATTTCCCGCTGAACGGCTTCTCGCGCAACTTCGAAGAGATGCAGCGCAGCCTGCAGTGA
- a CDS encoding Fe(3+) ABC transporter substrate-binding protein — MHIGSRGVFAATFAATLLTMTGLASAAEVNIYSARHYDVDKDLYDAFTKKTGIKINVIEGKEEELIERMKTEGGNSPADVFITVDAGRLWRAQEAGLLQPTRSKVMEEAIPAHLREPEGHWFGISKRARILVYNKASVKPDEIKTYEELADPKWKDRVLVRSSTSVYNQSLVGSLLAAHGEKATEEWAKGVVANMARKPQGGDTDQIKGVAANEGDVAVTNTYYFARIASSSKPEDKAIAEKLGVIFPNQGDRGTHVNVSGAGVMKNAPNKEQAVQFLEYLVSPEAQKMFTEKNYEYPIVAGAETAPVLVTWGKFKEDPLNAAVYGKNNAEALKIMDRAGWK, encoded by the coding sequence ATGCACATCGGATCGCGCGGCGTGTTTGCCGCCACCTTCGCCGCCACGCTGCTGACCATGACGGGTCTCGCCAGCGCCGCCGAGGTGAACATCTACTCCGCGCGCCATTACGATGTGGACAAGGACCTTTATGACGCCTTCACCAAGAAGACCGGCATCAAGATCAACGTCATCGAGGGCAAGGAAGAGGAGCTGATCGAGCGGATGAAGACCGAAGGCGGCAACAGCCCCGCCGACGTGTTCATCACCGTCGACGCCGGCCGCCTGTGGCGCGCCCAGGAGGCCGGTCTGCTCCAGCCGACCCGCTCCAAGGTCATGGAGGAGGCCATCCCGGCCCACCTGCGCGAGCCGGAAGGCCATTGGTTCGGCATTTCCAAGCGCGCCCGCATCCTGGTCTACAACAAGGCCTCGGTGAAGCCGGACGAGATCAAGACCTACGAGGAGCTGGCCGATCCGAAGTGGAAGGACCGCGTCCTCGTCCGCTCCTCGACCAGCGTCTACAACCAGTCGCTCGTCGGCTCGCTGCTCGCCGCCCATGGCGAGAAGGCGACGGAGGAATGGGCCAAGGGCGTCGTCGCCAACATGGCGCGCAAGCCGCAGGGCGGCGACACCGACCAGATCAAGGGCGTGGCCGCCAACGAAGGCGACGTGGCCGTGACCAATACCTACTACTTCGCCCGCATCGCCTCCTCCTCCAAGCCGGAGGACAAGGCCATCGCGGAGAAGCTGGGCGTGATCTTCCCCAACCAGGGCGACCGCGGCACCCATGTGAACGTCTCCGGCGCCGGCGTGATGAAGAACGCGCCGAACAAGGAGCAGGCCGTCCAGTTCCTGGAGTATCTGGTCAGCCCCGAGGCCCAGAAGATGTTCACGGAAAAGAACTACGAGTACCCGATCGTCGCCGGGGCCGAGACCGCGCCGGTGCTGGTCACCTGGGGCAAGTTCAAGGAAGACCCGCTGAACGCCGCCGTCTACGGCAAGAACAACGCCGAGGCTCTGAAGATCATGGATCGCGCCGGCTGGAAGTAA
- a CDS encoding pirin family protein produces the protein MTAETVRPVLTAVEGMEASDGAGVRMTRMVGTPRLRMLDPFLMLDYFGSDTPQDYLAGFPDHPHRGFETVTYMLAGRMRHWDNHGHEGVIETGGVQWMTAGRGVIHSEMPEQTEGLMKGFQLWINLPARLKMSEPAYQEFAADRIPVETREGGTTVTVIAGTTGNGTAGPVRSGPTEARYFDVSLPAGAAFSEPVPAGHAAALVVFEGSVVVPGSSVRLGGPRVLVLGEGDRAEITAGPSGARFLLLSGRPIGEPVAWGGPFVMNSREEVMQAYRDYEEGKF, from the coding sequence ATGACCGCCGAAACCGTCCGCCCCGTCCTGACCGCCGTCGAAGGCATGGAAGCGTCCGACGGGGCCGGCGTGCGCATGACCCGCATGGTCGGCACGCCGCGCCTGCGCATGCTCGACCCCTTCCTGATGCTGGATTACTTCGGGTCCGACACGCCGCAGGACTATCTGGCCGGCTTCCCCGACCACCCGCACCGCGGTTTCGAGACGGTCACCTACATGCTGGCTGGCCGCATGCGCCATTGGGACAACCACGGCCACGAGGGCGTGATCGAGACCGGCGGCGTGCAGTGGATGACCGCCGGGCGCGGCGTGATCCATTCCGAGATGCCGGAGCAGACCGAAGGGTTGATGAAGGGCTTTCAGCTCTGGATCAACCTGCCGGCGCGGCTGAAGATGTCGGAGCCCGCCTATCAGGAATTCGCCGCCGACCGCATCCCGGTCGAGACGCGCGAGGGCGGGACCACGGTGACGGTGATCGCCGGCACCACCGGCAACGGCACCGCCGGCCCGGTGCGCAGCGGCCCGACGGAGGCCCGCTACTTCGACGTCAGCCTGCCGGCGGGTGCTGCCTTCTCCGAGCCGGTGCCCGCTGGTCACGCGGCGGCGCTGGTGGTCTTCGAGGGATCGGTGGTGGTGCCCGGCAGCTCCGTCCGGCTGGGCGGGCCGCGGGTGCTGGTGCTGGGCGAGGGCGACCGGGCGGAGATCACCGCCGGCCCGTCCGGCGCGCGCTTCCTGCTGCTCTCCGGCCGTCCGATCGGCGAGCCGGTGGCCTGGGGCGGCCCCTTTGTCATGAACAGCCGCGAGGAGGTGATGCAGGCCTACCGCGACTACGAAGAGGGCAAATTCTAA
- a CDS encoding ABC transporter permease, which translates to MTTDTFQTPAPTPGGPVQAAGFHSSPWASLWHRVGFSGWTLATLVIAALVALPVLAVISRVFVPTDGVWQHLVDTVLAEYLLNTVRLVFGVGLGTLVIGVGTAWLVTMCRFPGSRMLEWALLLPMAVPAYVMAYVYTDLLQFVGPVQTALREVFHWSRRDYWFPDIRTLEGAALMMTLVLYPYVYLLSRAAFLEQSVCVLEVSRTLGRGPWRSFFTVALPLARPSIVAGLALVLMEVLADFGTVQYFAVNTFVTGIYRTWFAMGQPVAAAQLAAVLMMFVLVLVLMERWSRRQARYHHTTTRYRRLPKHQLTGWRAAAAMTACGLPLLLGFLLPAGLLVRMAVTAGDQAFGPVFLTLARNSFTLAALAAVLAVSLALVLAYGQRLRPTPLLKGAVRVAAMGYAIPGSVIAVGVLIPFAHLDNAVDAFMRQTFGVSTGLLLSGTIAAVLFAYLVRFLAVSFNTIEASLGKIRPTMDFASRVLGHTAGRTLIRVHAPIMWGSLLTAGLLVFVDVMKELPATMIVRPFNFDTLAVRVYTLASDERLTEAATGALAIVAVGIVPVILLSLSISRSRPGQTDE; encoded by the coding sequence TTGACGACGGACACCTTTCAAACCCCCGCTCCGACTCCGGGCGGCCCGGTTCAGGCCGCCGGCTTTCATTCCTCCCCGTGGGCCTCCCTGTGGCATCGCGTCGGTTTCAGCGGCTGGACGCTGGCGACGCTGGTGATCGCGGCGCTGGTCGCCCTGCCGGTGCTGGCGGTGATCAGCCGCGTCTTCGTGCCGACGGACGGGGTGTGGCAGCATCTGGTCGACACAGTGCTGGCGGAGTATCTGCTGAACACCGTGCGCCTCGTCTTCGGGGTGGGGCTGGGCACGCTGGTCATCGGGGTTGGCACCGCTTGGCTGGTCACCATGTGCCGGTTCCCCGGCAGCCGTATGCTGGAATGGGCGCTGCTGCTGCCGATGGCGGTGCCGGCCTATGTCATGGCGTACGTCTACACCGATCTGCTCCAGTTCGTCGGCCCGGTGCAGACCGCGCTGCGCGAGGTTTTCCACTGGTCGCGCCGGGATTACTGGTTTCCGGACATCCGTACGCTCGAAGGCGCCGCGTTGATGATGACGCTGGTGCTGTACCCGTACGTTTATCTGCTGTCGCGCGCCGCCTTCCTGGAACAGTCCGTCTGCGTGCTGGAGGTCAGCCGTACGCTTGGCCGCGGACCGTGGCGCAGCTTCTTCACGGTGGCGCTGCCGCTGGCCCGCCCCAGCATCGTCGCCGGCCTCGCGCTGGTGCTGATGGAGGTTCTGGCCGATTTCGGCACCGTGCAGTATTTCGCCGTGAACACCTTCGTCACCGGCATCTACCGGACGTGGTTCGCCATGGGACAGCCGGTGGCGGCGGCGCAGCTGGCCGCCGTGCTGATGATGTTCGTTCTGGTGCTGGTGCTGATGGAGCGCTGGTCGCGCCGTCAGGCCCGCTACCACCACACCACCACCCGTTACCGCCGCCTGCCCAAGCACCAGTTGACCGGCTGGCGCGCCGCCGCCGCCATGACGGCCTGCGGGCTGCCGCTGCTGCTCGGCTTTCTGCTGCCCGCCGGGCTGCTGGTCCGCATGGCGGTCACCGCCGGGGATCAGGCCTTCGGGCCGGTGTTCCTGACGCTGGCCCGCAACAGCTTCACGCTGGCGGCGCTGGCCGCGGTGCTGGCGGTGTCGCTGGCGCTGGTCCTGGCCTACGGGCAGCGGCTGCGCCCGACGCCGCTGCTGAAGGGCGCGGTGCGCGTCGCCGCCATGGGCTACGCCATTCCCGGCTCGGTGATCGCGGTCGGCGTGCTGATCCCCTTCGCCCATCTCGACAACGCCGTCGACGCCTTCATGCGCCAGACCTTCGGGGTGTCCACCGGCCTGCTGCTGAGCGGCACCATCGCGGCGGTGCTGTTCGCCTATCTGGTGCGCTTCCTGGCGGTGTCCTTCAACACGATCGAGGCCAGCCTGGGCAAGATCCGCCCGACGATGGATTTTGCGTCCCGCGTTCTCGGCCACACGGCGGGGCGGACGCTGATCCGGGTGCACGCGCCGATCATGTGGGGCAGCCTGCTGACCGCCGGCCTGCTGGTCTTCGTGGACGTGATGAAGGAGCTGCCGGCGACGATGATCGTCCGGCCCTTCAACTTCGACACGCTGGCCGTGCGAGTCTACACGCTGGCCTCCGACGAGCGGCTGACCGAGGCCGCCACCGGGGCGCTGGCCATCGTCGCGGTCGGCATCGTGCCGGTGATCCTGCTCAGCCTGTCCATCAGCCGCTCCCGCCCCGGCCAGACGGACGAATGA
- the upp gene encoding uracil phosphoribosyltransferase translates to MRTHTEFPNLFILDHPLIQHKLTLMRAKERSTGGFRTLLREISLLMGYEITRDLPLTTERIDTPLQPMDAPVIAGKKLAIVPVLRAGLGMAQGLHELVPSAREGHIGLYRDHDTKMPHEYLVKLPEAEGRLFIVVDPMLATGNSAVHACDVLNRHGVDDENIRFMALVAAPEGMRVFAAAHPRVKVFTASLDSHLDENAYIVPGLGDAGDRMFGTK, encoded by the coding sequence ATGCGCACCCACACCGAATTTCCCAATCTGTTCATCCTCGACCACCCGCTGATCCAGCACAAGCTGACGCTGATGCGGGCCAAGGAACGCTCCACCGGCGGTTTCCGCACCCTGCTGCGCGAGATTTCGCTGCTGATGGGCTATGAGATCACCCGCGACCTGCCTTTGACGACCGAGCGGATCGACACGCCGCTCCAGCCCATGGACGCGCCGGTCATCGCCGGCAAGAAGCTGGCCATCGTGCCGGTGCTGCGTGCCGGCCTCGGCATGGCCCAGGGCCTGCACGAGCTGGTGCCGTCGGCGCGCGAGGGGCACATCGGCCTCTACCGCGACCACGACACCAAGATGCCGCACGAGTATCTGGTGAAGCTGCCGGAGGCGGAAGGCCGCCTGTTCATCGTCGTGGACCCGATGCTGGCGACCGGCAACTCCGCCGTCCACGCCTGCGACGTGCTCAACCGCCACGGCGTGGACGACGAGAACATCCGCTTCATGGCGCTTGTGGCGGCGCCCGAGGGCATGCGCGTCTTCGCCGCCGCCCACCCGCGGGTGAAGGTCTTCACCGCTTCGCTCGACAGCCATCTGGACGAGAACGCGTACATCGTCCCCGGCCTGGGCGACGCCGGCGACCGCATGTTCGGCACCAAGTAA